From one Streptococcus pneumoniae genomic stretch:
- a CDS encoding DUF1912 family protein, protein MTYEQEFLKDLEDWLKTQIMINEMALKESQAVFEADGDERAKEAAVRYESRLDAYQFLAGKFDNYHAGKSFHDLPDGLFGTRGY, encoded by the coding sequence ATGACCTACGAACAAGAATTTTTAAAGGATTTGGAAGACTGGCTCAAGACCCAAATCATGATTAACGAGATGGCTTTAAAAGAAAGTCAAGCTGTGTTTGAAGCGGACGGCGATGAGCGAGCCAAAGAAGCAGCGGTCCGCTATGAAAGCCGTTTGGATGCCTACCAATTTTTAGCAGGAAAATTTGACAATTACCATGCTGGAAAGTCTTTCCACGATTTACCAGATGGTCTATTTGGAACGCGAGGCTATTAA
- a CDS encoding dihydrofolate reductase family protein, with protein sequence MTVYFYGCVSMDGYLADKDHGLSWLHESGTLEETDYEDFYRQMDVTIMGRRTFDEVAKLGNPAAFYPTTQNLVFTHDRDFQEEGFEAKQGSIVDVIAEFSKDTNIWLIGGNGLMAELLEHDMVDELIIQVAPVLLGAGIPLFSQKEKVQCFTLVDVKKYGAFAQMTYRK encoded by the coding sequence ATGACCGTTTACTTTTACGGCTGTGTGAGCATGGATGGCTATCTGGCAGATAAAGATCACGGTCTTTCATGGCTTCACGAGTCTGGTACACTAGAAGAGACAGACTATGAGGATTTTTATCGGCAGATGGATGTCACCATTATGGGCAGACGCACCTTTGATGAAGTGGCAAAATTGGGCAATCCGGCTGCATTTTATCCTACAACTCAGAACCTTGTCTTTACCCATGATAGAGATTTTCAAGAAGAAGGCTTTGAAGCAAAGCAAGGCTCGATTGTCGATGTGATTGCAGAGTTTTCAAAGGATACAAATATCTGGCTGATTGGCGGAAATGGCTTGATGGCAGAGCTGTTAGAGCATGATATGGTTGATGAGCTTATCATACAGGTTGCTCCTGTCCTCTTGGGGGCAGGCATTCCCCTCTTTAGCCAAAAGGAAAAAGTTCAATGTTTTACGCTAGTTGATGTCAAAAAATATGGCGCATTTGCCCAGATGACCTATCGAAAATAG